The proteins below come from a single Tachysurus fulvidraco isolate hzauxx_2018 chromosome 13, HZAU_PFXX_2.0, whole genome shotgun sequence genomic window:
- the c2cd5 gene encoding C2 domain-containing protein 5 isoform X7, translating into MPGKLKAKIVAGRHLPVMDRASDLTDAFVEVKFGNTTFKTDVYAKSLNPQWNSEWFKFEVDDEDLQDEPLQITVLDHDTYSANDAIGKVYIDIDPLLCSEAATVISGWFPIYDTIHGIRGEINVLVKVDLFNDLNRFRQSSCGVKFFCTTSIPRCYRAVMVHGFVEELVVNEDPEYQWIDRIRTPRASNEARQRLISLMSGELQRKIGLKVLEMGGNTVVGYLQCFDLEGESGLVVRAIGTACTLEKISSIHGSAGATNPSNSSPSKDIKEAGFGEEAPGVPLCSGPPTPLRAQTFSSFSPSKSYSRQSSSSDTELSLTPKTGMGSGGSAGKEVAPLKALLRQQTQSALEQREFPFFTLTSFPAGFLLHVGGVVSARSVKLLDRIHNPALGNTRSYKLLDWNSFSADEPETRDAWWEEIRQEIKSHAKALGCHAVVGYSESTSICEEVCILSASGTAAILSSRFMQDGALDTEHRLSRQHGTERGEGEMGSSVSLGFDDVVPPACGFCHIPYDEFNMPFPAQLTFCHCCHRHKVPDVLFTTIDVPSEAHVTGKGCLIQARLCRTKKKAQGEGNATAISNLLPFLEYELHTQLMNKLKLRSMNTLFGLRIQISVGENMLLGLASATGVYLTALPSPGGIQIAGKTPSDLTYEQHLSNMQKKINDTISKNKELYEINPPEFVEELIGSPIPEPRQRSRLFRSQSESSDEVLELDLSHGKKDAFVLEIDDTDAFEDIHSLLTDAPTPPGFYSCNTEIMPGIYNWTSELQMFTSVRVFRLSNVNLTNQGLNKIFNDLCENLLKSLYFKLRSMVPCCLCHLNFTVAVPEDELIQVAVTAVAMSFDKEQTQENGRQSGEKTLIKVTENEEQLQFPLELPADSSSSSSSSNPLNSAKGLAEVSGGPSSARGPTVDYSSFTDRCSSWIEQLRLKAHTIRRGSIKTISSMEKSSPLPEGRSRSLRSSRSYPGGSVAVVKMTPLSFIPGTKIIKYLGIINMFFIRETTSLREEGGVSGFLHSFIAEVFAMVRAHVAALGGNAVVSYSMKECVFMENPNKNQAQCLINVSGDAVIFIRESELEATPPLTQTSCAGEGT; encoded by the exons ATGCCTGGGAAGCTGAAGGCGAAGATCGTGGCGGGTCGACACCTGCCTGTCATGGACCGGGCCAGTGACCTGACTGACGCTTTCGTGGAG GTGAAGTTTGGAAACACGACTTTTAAAACCGACGTGTATGCGAAGTCACTAAATCCGCAGTGGAATTCTGAGTGGTTTAAATTTGAG gtggatgATGAGGATCTGCAGGATGAACCGTTACAGATTACGGTCCTGGATCATGACACCTACAGTGCTAACGATGCCATAGGGAAGGTTTACATCGACATCGACCCGCTGCTCTGCAGTGAAGCTGCCACCGTCATCTCCGGCTGGTTTCCCATCTACGACACCATTCACG gtatAAGAGGAGAGATCAACGTGCTGGTTAAAGTCGACCTCTTTAACGACCTGAACCGTTTCAGACAGTCTTCCTGTGGAGTAAAGTTCTTCTGTA CTACATCCATCCCACGATGTTACCGTGCTGTGATGGTCCACGGCTTTGTGGAGGAGCTGGTGGTCAACGAGGACCCGGAGTACCAGTGGATCGACCGCATCCGAACCCCGCGAGCGTCTAACGAGGCCCGTCAGCGTCTCATCTCTCTCATGTCAG GTGAGCTTCAGAGGAAAATTGGACTGAAGGTCCTGGAGATGGGGGGGAACACTGTGGTTGGTTATCTGCAGTGTTTTGACCTGGAAGGAGAATCAGGTCTGGTTGTGCGAGCCATCGGTACGGCCTGCACGCTGGAGAAGATCAGCAGCATACACGGTTCTGCAGGGGCCACGAACCCATCTAACTCCTCTCCATCAAAGGATATAAAAGA GGCGGGTTTTGGGGAGGAGGCCCCTGGTGTCCCGTTGTGCTCAGGACCCCCCACCCCACTGAGAGCCCAAACCTTCTCTTCCTTCTCCCCTTCCAAGTCCTACAGTCGCCAGTCCTCTTCCTCTGACACTGAGCTGAGCCTCACCCCCAAAACCG GAATGGGCAGCGGTGGCAGCGCCGGGAAGGAGGTGGCACCTCTTAAAGCACTTCTGAGACAACAGACGCAGTCGGCTTTGGAACAGAGG gaGTTCCCCTTCTTTACACTGACCAGTTTCCCTGCTGGCTTTCTGCTACATGTGGGTGGAGTGGTGAGCGCACGCTCCGTCAAACTTCTGGATCGAATCCACAACCCTG CCTTGGGTAACACCAGATCATACAAACTGCTAGACTGGAATAGTTTCTCCGCAG ACGAGCCTGAGACACGAGATGCTTGGTGGGAGGAGATCCGACAGGAGATCAAGTCTCATGCTAAAGCTCTGGGCTGCCATGCAGTGGTGGGATACAGTGAATCCACCAGTATCTG CGAGGAGGTGTGTATTCTGTCAGCTTCGGGCACCGCAGCGATCCTTAGCTCTCGCTTCATGCAGGACGGCGCACTGGACACAGAGCACAGGTTGTCACGGCAACATGGCACAGAGAGGGGCGAGGGTGAGATGGGTAGTTCAGTCTCGTTAGG gttTGATGACGTCGTCCCTCCTGCCTGTGGGTTTTGTCACATCCCATACGATGAGTTTAACATGCCGTTTCCAGCTCAGCTCACATTCTGTCACTGTTGTCACCGCCATAAAGTCCCTGATGTGCTCTTTACCACCATAGACGTCCCCTCTGAAGCTCACGTCACTGGCAAAGGCTGTCTTATACAGGCcag GTTGTGTCGCACTAAGAAGAAGGCTCAGGGCGAAGGCAACGCCACAGCCATCAGTAACCTGCTGCCGTTCCTGGAGTACGAGCTTCACACCCAGCTGATGAACAAGCTGAAGCTGCGCAGCATGAACACACTGTTCGGTTTGCGCATCCAGATCAGTGTGGGAGAGAACATGCTGCTCGGCCTGGCT TCAGCGACAGGTGTGTATCTAACAGCACTTCCAAGTCCAGGAGGAATCCAGATCGCAGGAAAGACCCCCAGTGACCTGACGTACGAACAGCATCTctcaaacatgcaaaaaaaaattaatgacacTATCAGCAAGAACAAAGAGCTGTATGAGATTAATCCCCcg GAGTTTGTAGAGGAGCTGATCGGCTCACCAATCCCTGAGCCCCGGCAGCGATCTCGCCTCTTTCGCTCCCAGTCAGAGAGCTCAGATGAAGTTTTGGAGTTGGACCTGTCTCATGGGAAGAAGGATGCTTTTGTTCTAGAG ATCGACGATACAGACGCTTTTGAAGACATTCATTCCCTCCTCACCGACGCCCCGACACCTCCAG GTTTCTACAGCTGCAACACTGAAATAATGCCTGGGATTTATAACTGGACTTCAGAACTACAG ATGTTTACCTCCGTGAGAGTGTTCCGACTCAGCAATgtaaatctgaccaatcagggcCTGAATAAGATCTTCAATGATCTGTGTGAGAACCTGCTCaag agttTGTATTTCAAATTGCGCTCCATGGTGCCCTGCTGCCTCTGCCACTTAAACTTCACTGTCGCTGTGCCCGAGGACGAACTCATACAG gtggcAGTGACAGCAGTGGCCATGAGCTTCGATAAAGAGCAGACGCAGGAGAATGGCAGACAAAGTGGAGAGAAAACACTTATTaaag TTACAGAAAACGAAGAGCAGCTTCAGTTCCCTTTAGAGCTCCCTGCtgattcctcctcctcctcctcttcctccaacCCTCTGAACTCAGCCAAAG gtttgGCCGAGGTTTCAGGAGGTCCTTCGAGCGCTCGTG gccCCACAGTTGATTACAGTTCCTTTACAGACAGATGCAGTTCCTGGATAGAGCAGCTTAGACTGAAAGCTCACACCATAAGACGAGGATCAATTAAAACAA TTTCCTCTATGGAGAAGTCCAGTCCATTGCCTGAaggtcgctctcgctctctgagGTCGAGCCGTTCTTACCCCGGAGGTTCTGTTGCTGTGGTTAAAATGACGCCGCTCTCTTTTATTCCtggaacaaaaataataaaatacctCGGCATAATCAACATGTTCTTCATCAGGGAGACCACCTCACTTCgagag gagggTGGTGTGAGCGGGTTCCTGCACTCCTTTATAGCTGAGGTGTTTGCTATGGTGCGCGCGCATGTTGCTGCTCTGGGAGGAAACGCCGTCGTCTCGTACAGCATGAAGgaatgtgtgtttatggagAATCCAAACAAGaatcag gctCAGTGCCTTATCAACGTGAGCGGAGATGCTGTGATTTTCATCCGAGAGTCTGAACTCGAGGCCACGCCTCCACTGACACAAACATCCTGTGCTGGAGAAGggacgtga
- the c2cd5 gene encoding C2 domain-containing protein 5 isoform X11 yields the protein MPGKLKAKIVAGRHLPVMDRASDLTDAFVEVKFGNTTFKTDVYAKSLNPQWNSEWFKFEVDDEDLQDEPLQITVLDHDTYSANDAIGKVYIDIDPLLCSEAATVISGWFPIYDTIHGIRGEINVLVKVDLFNDLNRFRQSSCGVKFFCTTSIPRCYRAVMVHGFVEELVVNEDPEYQWIDRIRTPRASNEARQRLISLMSGELQRKIGLKVLEMGGNTVVGYLQCFDLEGESGLVVRAIGTACTLEKISSIHGSAGATNPSNSSPSKDIKEAGFGEEAPGVPLCSGPPTPLRAQTFSSFSPSKSYSRQSSSSDTELSLTPKTGMGSGGSAGKEVAPLKALLRQQTQSALEQREFPFFTLTSFPAGFLLHVGGVVSARSVKLLDRIHNPDEPETRDAWWEEIRQEIKSHAKALGCHAVVGYSESTSICEEVCILSASGTAAILSSRFMQDGALDTEHRFDDVVPPACGFCHIPYDEFNMPFPAQLTFCHCCHRHKVPDVLFTTIDVPSEAHVTGKGCLIQARLCRTKKKAQGEGNATAISNLLPFLEYELHTQLMNKLKLRSMNTLFGLRIQISVGENMLLGLASATGVYLTALPSPGGIQIAGKTPSDLTYEQHLSNMQKKINDTISKNKELYEINPPEFVEELIGSPIPEPRQRSRLFRSQSESSDEVLELDLSHGKKDAFVLEIDDTDAFEDIHSLLTDAPTPPGFYSCNTEIMPGIYNWTSELQMFTSVRVFRLSNVNLTNQGLNKIFNDLCENLLKSLYFKLRSMVPCCLCHLNFTVAVPEDELIQVAVTAVAMSFDKEQTQENGRQSGEKTLIKVTENEEQLQFPLELPADSSSSSSSSNPLNSAKGLAEVSGGPSSARGPTVDYSSFTDRCSSWIEQLRLKAHTIRRGSIKTISSMEKSSPLPEGRSRSLRSSRSYPGGSVAVVKMTPLSFIPGTKIIKYLGIINMFFIRETTSLREEGGVSGFLHSFIAEVFAMVRAHVAALGGNAVVSYSMKECVFMENPNKNQAQCLINVSGDAVIFIRESELEATPPLTQTSCAGEGT from the exons ATGCCTGGGAAGCTGAAGGCGAAGATCGTGGCGGGTCGACACCTGCCTGTCATGGACCGGGCCAGTGACCTGACTGACGCTTTCGTGGAG GTGAAGTTTGGAAACACGACTTTTAAAACCGACGTGTATGCGAAGTCACTAAATCCGCAGTGGAATTCTGAGTGGTTTAAATTTGAG gtggatgATGAGGATCTGCAGGATGAACCGTTACAGATTACGGTCCTGGATCATGACACCTACAGTGCTAACGATGCCATAGGGAAGGTTTACATCGACATCGACCCGCTGCTCTGCAGTGAAGCTGCCACCGTCATCTCCGGCTGGTTTCCCATCTACGACACCATTCACG gtatAAGAGGAGAGATCAACGTGCTGGTTAAAGTCGACCTCTTTAACGACCTGAACCGTTTCAGACAGTCTTCCTGTGGAGTAAAGTTCTTCTGTA CTACATCCATCCCACGATGTTACCGTGCTGTGATGGTCCACGGCTTTGTGGAGGAGCTGGTGGTCAACGAGGACCCGGAGTACCAGTGGATCGACCGCATCCGAACCCCGCGAGCGTCTAACGAGGCCCGTCAGCGTCTCATCTCTCTCATGTCAG GTGAGCTTCAGAGGAAAATTGGACTGAAGGTCCTGGAGATGGGGGGGAACACTGTGGTTGGTTATCTGCAGTGTTTTGACCTGGAAGGAGAATCAGGTCTGGTTGTGCGAGCCATCGGTACGGCCTGCACGCTGGAGAAGATCAGCAGCATACACGGTTCTGCAGGGGCCACGAACCCATCTAACTCCTCTCCATCAAAGGATATAAAAGA GGCGGGTTTTGGGGAGGAGGCCCCTGGTGTCCCGTTGTGCTCAGGACCCCCCACCCCACTGAGAGCCCAAACCTTCTCTTCCTTCTCCCCTTCCAAGTCCTACAGTCGCCAGTCCTCTTCCTCTGACACTGAGCTGAGCCTCACCCCCAAAACCG GAATGGGCAGCGGTGGCAGCGCCGGGAAGGAGGTGGCACCTCTTAAAGCACTTCTGAGACAACAGACGCAGTCGGCTTTGGAACAGAGG gaGTTCCCCTTCTTTACACTGACCAGTTTCCCTGCTGGCTTTCTGCTACATGTGGGTGGAGTGGTGAGCGCACGCTCCGTCAAACTTCTGGATCGAATCCACAACCCTG ACGAGCCTGAGACACGAGATGCTTGGTGGGAGGAGATCCGACAGGAGATCAAGTCTCATGCTAAAGCTCTGGGCTGCCATGCAGTGGTGGGATACAGTGAATCCACCAGTATCTG CGAGGAGGTGTGTATTCTGTCAGCTTCGGGCACCGCAGCGATCCTTAGCTCTCGCTTCATGCAGGACGGCGCACTGGACACAGAGCACAG gttTGATGACGTCGTCCCTCCTGCCTGTGGGTTTTGTCACATCCCATACGATGAGTTTAACATGCCGTTTCCAGCTCAGCTCACATTCTGTCACTGTTGTCACCGCCATAAAGTCCCTGATGTGCTCTTTACCACCATAGACGTCCCCTCTGAAGCTCACGTCACTGGCAAAGGCTGTCTTATACAGGCcag GTTGTGTCGCACTAAGAAGAAGGCTCAGGGCGAAGGCAACGCCACAGCCATCAGTAACCTGCTGCCGTTCCTGGAGTACGAGCTTCACACCCAGCTGATGAACAAGCTGAAGCTGCGCAGCATGAACACACTGTTCGGTTTGCGCATCCAGATCAGTGTGGGAGAGAACATGCTGCTCGGCCTGGCT TCAGCGACAGGTGTGTATCTAACAGCACTTCCAAGTCCAGGAGGAATCCAGATCGCAGGAAAGACCCCCAGTGACCTGACGTACGAACAGCATCTctcaaacatgcaaaaaaaaattaatgacacTATCAGCAAGAACAAAGAGCTGTATGAGATTAATCCCCcg GAGTTTGTAGAGGAGCTGATCGGCTCACCAATCCCTGAGCCCCGGCAGCGATCTCGCCTCTTTCGCTCCCAGTCAGAGAGCTCAGATGAAGTTTTGGAGTTGGACCTGTCTCATGGGAAGAAGGATGCTTTTGTTCTAGAG ATCGACGATACAGACGCTTTTGAAGACATTCATTCCCTCCTCACCGACGCCCCGACACCTCCAG GTTTCTACAGCTGCAACACTGAAATAATGCCTGGGATTTATAACTGGACTTCAGAACTACAG ATGTTTACCTCCGTGAGAGTGTTCCGACTCAGCAATgtaaatctgaccaatcagggcCTGAATAAGATCTTCAATGATCTGTGTGAGAACCTGCTCaag agttTGTATTTCAAATTGCGCTCCATGGTGCCCTGCTGCCTCTGCCACTTAAACTTCACTGTCGCTGTGCCCGAGGACGAACTCATACAG gtggcAGTGACAGCAGTGGCCATGAGCTTCGATAAAGAGCAGACGCAGGAGAATGGCAGACAAAGTGGAGAGAAAACACTTATTaaag TTACAGAAAACGAAGAGCAGCTTCAGTTCCCTTTAGAGCTCCCTGCtgattcctcctcctcctcctcttcctccaacCCTCTGAACTCAGCCAAAG gtttgGCCGAGGTTTCAGGAGGTCCTTCGAGCGCTCGTG gccCCACAGTTGATTACAGTTCCTTTACAGACAGATGCAGTTCCTGGATAGAGCAGCTTAGACTGAAAGCTCACACCATAAGACGAGGATCAATTAAAACAA TTTCCTCTATGGAGAAGTCCAGTCCATTGCCTGAaggtcgctctcgctctctgagGTCGAGCCGTTCTTACCCCGGAGGTTCTGTTGCTGTGGTTAAAATGACGCCGCTCTCTTTTATTCCtggaacaaaaataataaaatacctCGGCATAATCAACATGTTCTTCATCAGGGAGACCACCTCACTTCgagag gagggTGGTGTGAGCGGGTTCCTGCACTCCTTTATAGCTGAGGTGTTTGCTATGGTGCGCGCGCATGTTGCTGCTCTGGGAGGAAACGCCGTCGTCTCGTACAGCATGAAGgaatgtgtgtttatggagAATCCAAACAAGaatcag gctCAGTGCCTTATCAACGTGAGCGGAGATGCTGTGATTTTCATCCGAGAGTCTGAACTCGAGGCCACGCCTCCACTGACACAAACATCCTGTGCTGGAGAAGggacgtga
- the c2cd5 gene encoding C2 domain-containing protein 5 isoform X14 codes for MSLHSQQSSSRCEQPSLSGLLRFRANAALRRAGFGEEAPGVPLCSGPPTPLRAQTFSSFSPSKSYSRQSSSSDTELSLTPKTARICLSPSSPILQCKSSPFPTTKALRSTTPPPLHVSQSDTAMLRKSVSFSEDLLQAASGMGSGGSAGKEVAPLKALLRQQTQSALEQREFPFFTLTSFPAGFLLHVGGVVSARSVKLLDRIHNPALGNTRSYKLLDWNSFSADEPETRDAWWEEIRQEIKSHAKALGCHAVVGYSESTSICEEVCILSASGTAAILSSRFMQDGALDTEHRLSRQHGTERGEGEMGSSVSLGFDDVVPPACGFCHIPYDEFNMPFPAQLTFCHCCHRHKVPDVLFTTIDVPSEAHVTGKGCLIQARLCRTKKKAQGEGNATAISNLLPFLEYELHTQLMNKLKLRSMNTLFGLRIQISVGENMLLGLASATGVYLTALPSPGGIQIAGKTPSDLTYEQHLSNMQKKINDTISKNKELYEINPPEFVEELIGSPIPEPRQRSRLFRSQSESSDEVLELDLSHGKKDAFVLEIDDTDAFEDIHSLLTDAPTPPGFYSCNTEIMPGIYNWTSELQMFTSVRVFRLSNVNLTNQGLNKIFNDLCENLLKSLYFKLRSMVPCCLCHLNFTVAVPEDELIQVAVTAVAMSFDKEQTQENGRQSGEKTLIKVTENEEQLQFPLELPADSSSSSSSSNPLNSAKGLAEVSGGPSSARGPTVDYSSFTDRCSSWIEQLRLKAHTIRRGSIKTISSMEKSSPLPEGRSRSLRSSRSYPGGSVAVVKMTPLSFIPGTKIIKYLGIINMFFIRETTSLREEGGVSGFLHSFIAEVFAMVRAHVAALGGNAVVSYSMKECVFMENPNKNQAQCLINVSGDAVIFIRESELEATPPLTQTSCAGEGT; via the exons ATGTCGCTCCACTCACAGCAGTCCAGTTCACGGTGCGAGCAGCCGTCTCTCTCAGGGCTTCTCCGTTTCCGTGCCAACGCTGCTCTTCGCCG GGCGGGTTTTGGGGAGGAGGCCCCTGGTGTCCCGTTGTGCTCAGGACCCCCCACCCCACTGAGAGCCCAAACCTTCTCTTCCTTCTCCCCTTCCAAGTCCTACAGTCGCCAGTCCTCTTCCTCTGACACTGAGCTGAGCCTCACCCCCAAAACCG CGAGGATTTGTCTGTCTCCCAGTTCTCCCATCCTTCAGTGTAAATCTTCACCCTTTCCCACAACCAAAGCCCTAAGGAGTACAACTCCTCCCCCTCTCCATGTGAGCCAATCAGACACAGCCATGCTGAGAAAGAGCGTGTCGTTCAGTGAGGACCTGCTACAGGCGGCCTCCG GAATGGGCAGCGGTGGCAGCGCCGGGAAGGAGGTGGCACCTCTTAAAGCACTTCTGAGACAACAGACGCAGTCGGCTTTGGAACAGAGG gaGTTCCCCTTCTTTACACTGACCAGTTTCCCTGCTGGCTTTCTGCTACATGTGGGTGGAGTGGTGAGCGCACGCTCCGTCAAACTTCTGGATCGAATCCACAACCCTG CCTTGGGTAACACCAGATCATACAAACTGCTAGACTGGAATAGTTTCTCCGCAG ACGAGCCTGAGACACGAGATGCTTGGTGGGAGGAGATCCGACAGGAGATCAAGTCTCATGCTAAAGCTCTGGGCTGCCATGCAGTGGTGGGATACAGTGAATCCACCAGTATCTG CGAGGAGGTGTGTATTCTGTCAGCTTCGGGCACCGCAGCGATCCTTAGCTCTCGCTTCATGCAGGACGGCGCACTGGACACAGAGCACAGGTTGTCACGGCAACATGGCACAGAGAGGGGCGAGGGTGAGATGGGTAGTTCAGTCTCGTTAGG gttTGATGACGTCGTCCCTCCTGCCTGTGGGTTTTGTCACATCCCATACGATGAGTTTAACATGCCGTTTCCAGCTCAGCTCACATTCTGTCACTGTTGTCACCGCCATAAAGTCCCTGATGTGCTCTTTACCACCATAGACGTCCCCTCTGAAGCTCACGTCACTGGCAAAGGCTGTCTTATACAGGCcag GTTGTGTCGCACTAAGAAGAAGGCTCAGGGCGAAGGCAACGCCACAGCCATCAGTAACCTGCTGCCGTTCCTGGAGTACGAGCTTCACACCCAGCTGATGAACAAGCTGAAGCTGCGCAGCATGAACACACTGTTCGGTTTGCGCATCCAGATCAGTGTGGGAGAGAACATGCTGCTCGGCCTGGCT TCAGCGACAGGTGTGTATCTAACAGCACTTCCAAGTCCAGGAGGAATCCAGATCGCAGGAAAGACCCCCAGTGACCTGACGTACGAACAGCATCTctcaaacatgcaaaaaaaaattaatgacacTATCAGCAAGAACAAAGAGCTGTATGAGATTAATCCCCcg GAGTTTGTAGAGGAGCTGATCGGCTCACCAATCCCTGAGCCCCGGCAGCGATCTCGCCTCTTTCGCTCCCAGTCAGAGAGCTCAGATGAAGTTTTGGAGTTGGACCTGTCTCATGGGAAGAAGGATGCTTTTGTTCTAGAG ATCGACGATACAGACGCTTTTGAAGACATTCATTCCCTCCTCACCGACGCCCCGACACCTCCAG GTTTCTACAGCTGCAACACTGAAATAATGCCTGGGATTTATAACTGGACTTCAGAACTACAG ATGTTTACCTCCGTGAGAGTGTTCCGACTCAGCAATgtaaatctgaccaatcagggcCTGAATAAGATCTTCAATGATCTGTGTGAGAACCTGCTCaag agttTGTATTTCAAATTGCGCTCCATGGTGCCCTGCTGCCTCTGCCACTTAAACTTCACTGTCGCTGTGCCCGAGGACGAACTCATACAG gtggcAGTGACAGCAGTGGCCATGAGCTTCGATAAAGAGCAGACGCAGGAGAATGGCAGACAAAGTGGAGAGAAAACACTTATTaaag TTACAGAAAACGAAGAGCAGCTTCAGTTCCCTTTAGAGCTCCCTGCtgattcctcctcctcctcctcttcctccaacCCTCTGAACTCAGCCAAAG gtttgGCCGAGGTTTCAGGAGGTCCTTCGAGCGCTCGTG gccCCACAGTTGATTACAGTTCCTTTACAGACAGATGCAGTTCCTGGATAGAGCAGCTTAGACTGAAAGCTCACACCATAAGACGAGGATCAATTAAAACAA TTTCCTCTATGGAGAAGTCCAGTCCATTGCCTGAaggtcgctctcgctctctgagGTCGAGCCGTTCTTACCCCGGAGGTTCTGTTGCTGTGGTTAAAATGACGCCGCTCTCTTTTATTCCtggaacaaaaataataaaatacctCGGCATAATCAACATGTTCTTCATCAGGGAGACCACCTCACTTCgagag gagggTGGTGTGAGCGGGTTCCTGCACTCCTTTATAGCTGAGGTGTTTGCTATGGTGCGCGCGCATGTTGCTGCTCTGGGAGGAAACGCCGTCGTCTCGTACAGCATGAAGgaatgtgtgtttatggagAATCCAAACAAGaatcag gctCAGTGCCTTATCAACGTGAGCGGAGATGCTGTGATTTTCATCCGAGAGTCTGAACTCGAGGCCACGCCTCCACTGACACAAACATCCTGTGCTGGAGAAGggacgtga